One stretch of Musicola paradisiaca NCPPB 2511 DNA includes these proteins:
- a CDS encoding pirin family protein, with the protein MIISRVAEQCGQADYGWLQARYTFSFGHYFDPDYLGFASLRVLNQEVLSPKTAFQPRTYPRVDILNILLQGRAEYRDSNGAHIRADAGDVLLLATQPGISYSEHNIDDTTPLTRLQLWLDACPTRENSPLQRLTLQASGNQLIASPEDTPNALHLRQQVWIHHVDMKTGEQQTLPLKGNSGYLQSIYGSIRVCGCADASRNLHCGDGAFIQQEKSLTLQAGSDTRALLIDLVA; encoded by the coding sequence ATGATCATTAGCAGAGTTGCTGAACAGTGCGGCCAGGCTGACTATGGCTGGTTACAGGCTCGTTATACCTTTTCCTTCGGCCACTATTTCGATCCTGATTATCTCGGGTTTGCGTCATTACGCGTGCTGAACCAGGAAGTGTTGTCACCCAAAACCGCCTTTCAGCCGCGTACCTATCCACGTGTTGATATCCTGAATATTCTGTTGCAAGGGCGGGCCGAATACCGTGATAGCAACGGCGCCCACATCCGCGCCGATGCGGGCGACGTATTACTGTTGGCAACACAGCCGGGCATTAGCTATAGCGAGCACAACATCGACGACACAACCCCGTTGACTCGTCTTCAGTTATGGTTGGATGCGTGTCCGACGCGCGAGAATTCCCCCCTGCAGCGGCTGACGCTGCAAGCGTCTGGCAACCAGTTAATCGCCTCGCCGGAAGATACCCCAAACGCCCTTCACCTTCGCCAGCAGGTCTGGATTCACCATGTGGACATGAAAACCGGCGAGCAGCAGACCCTGCCATTGAAAGGTAATAGCGGTTATCTGCAATCCATCTACGGCAGCATCCGCGTTTGCGGTTGCGCCGATGCGAGCCGGAATTTGCACTGCGGAGATGGCGCATTCATCCAACAGGAAAAGAGTCTCACTTTACAGGCCGGCTCCGATACGCGAGCTTTACTGATCGACCTGGTCGCCTGA
- the zur gene encoding zinc uptake transcriptional repressor Zur, which yields MDSVNPDKLVIQAEQLCQQRNVRLTPQRQEVLRLIAQQTGAISAYDLLDLLRASEPQAKPPTVYRALDFLLEQGFIHRVESNNSYVLCHHFEEHSHTSALFICDRCGQVTERQTEGVEETLQQLAQQSGFVMRHSVVEAHGFCRECQQVESCEQRDSCNHDHSLIVKKR from the coding sequence ATGGATTCCGTCAATCCGGACAAACTTGTCATTCAGGCCGAACAGCTTTGTCAGCAGCGCAACGTGCGTCTTACACCCCAGCGTCAGGAAGTGCTGCGTTTAATCGCACAGCAAACCGGCGCCATCAGTGCATATGACTTACTCGATCTCCTGCGTGCATCAGAGCCGCAAGCCAAGCCGCCCACAGTTTATCGCGCACTGGATTTCCTTCTTGAGCAAGGATTTATTCATCGTGTCGAGTCCAACAACAGCTATGTGCTGTGCCACCACTTTGAAGAACACAGCCATACTTCCGCGTTGTTCATCTGCGACCGGTGCGGACAAGTGACTGAACGCCAGACTGAAGGCGTGGAAGAAACGCTGCAGCAATTGGCGCAACAGTCAGGGTTCGTGATGCGGCACAGCGTTGTGGAAGCGCATGGTTTCTGCCGAGAATGCCAACAGGTGGAGTCCTGCGAACAGCGGGATAGTTGCAATCATGATCACAGCCTGATCGTGAAGAAGCGTTGA
- a CDS encoding LysR family transcriptional regulator: MAKERALTLEALRVMDAIDRRGSFAAAADELGRVPSALSYTMQKLEEELDVVLFDRSGHRTKFTNVGRMLLERGRILLEAADKLTTDAEALARGWETHLTIVVEALVPTERLFPLLDKLSLKANTQVSLLTEVLAGAWERLEQGRADIVIAPDMHFRSSSEINTRKLYSMKNVYVASPDHPIHDEPEPLSETTRVKYRGIAIADTARERPVLTVQLLDKQPRLTVSSMDDKRRALLAGQGVATMPYDRVVDDIAAGRLRVVSPESTFESNIIMAWRRDSMGEAKSWFLREIPRIFNVS; encoded by the coding sequence ATGGCAAAAGAACGAGCATTAACATTAGAAGCTTTACGGGTTATGGACGCTATTGATCGTCGAGGAAGTTTTGCCGCCGCGGCGGATGAATTGGGCCGGGTTCCCTCCGCGCTGAGTTACACCATGCAGAAGTTGGAGGAAGAACTGGATGTCGTGTTGTTCGACCGTTCCGGCCATCGAACCAAGTTCACCAATGTTGGTCGCATGTTGCTGGAACGTGGACGCATATTGCTTGAAGCGGCAGATAAGCTGACGACGGATGCTGAAGCGCTGGCGCGAGGATGGGAAACCCATTTGACTATCGTGGTGGAAGCGCTGGTGCCGACTGAACGTCTGTTTCCTCTATTGGATAAACTGTCGCTGAAAGCCAATACTCAGGTGTCGCTGCTGACTGAGGTGTTGGCGGGAGCCTGGGAGCGCCTGGAGCAAGGGCGAGCGGATATCGTTATTGCCCCAGATATGCATTTTCGCTCCTCCTCGGAAATCAATACCCGCAAACTCTACTCAATGAAGAACGTCTATGTGGCTAGCCCGGATCACCCGATTCATGATGAACCTGAGCCATTATCGGAAACGACTCGTGTTAAATACCGAGGTATTGCGATTGCCGATACTGCCCGTGAACGCCCGGTTTTGACGGTTCAACTGTTGGATAAACAACCACGGCTGACGGTGAGCTCAATGGATGACAAACGCCGGGCGTTATTGGCCGGGCAAGGCGTTGCGACGATGCCTTATGATCGTGTAGTGGATGATATTGCTGCGGGTCGCCTGCGGGTGGTCAGCCCGGAAAGCACGTTTGAAAGCAACATTATCATGGCGTGGCGGCGGGATAGTATGGGTGAGGCCAAGTCGTGGTTCTTACGTGAAATCCCCAGAATTTTCAATGTATCCTGA